In the Octadecabacter sp. SW4 genome, one interval contains:
- a CDS encoding M48 family metallopeptidase, with amino-acid sequence MLKFTPIILAVLYGFAMYRFSVWRTARELDSRSTQLADPALKKLMDRMAAALDLARIKVHIYEIDPVNGLAAPDGRIFITRGFFNKYRAGEVTAEEMASVIAHELGHVALGHSRRRMIDFSSQNAMRAALMMVIGRFVPFVGPFIANGLMTLLAARLSRQDEYEADAYASALLVKAGIGTSPQKSLFTKLETLTGARGAEQAAWLMSHPKTAERIAAIEANEAKWIKP; translated from the coding sequence ATGTTGAAATTCACCCCGATCATTCTGGCCGTGCTCTACGGCTTTGCGATGTATCGCTTTTCGGTCTGGCGCACAGCGCGCGAACTGGACAGCAGATCGACACAACTGGCTGATCCCGCTTTGAAAAAGCTGATGGATCGCATGGCGGCCGCCCTCGATCTGGCGCGCATCAAGGTGCATATCTATGAAATCGATCCGGTCAACGGATTGGCCGCCCCTGACGGGCGCATCTTTATCACCCGCGGATTTTTCAACAAATACCGCGCGGGCGAGGTCACGGCCGAGGAAATGGCCAGCGTGATCGCTCACGAATTGGGCCATGTGGCATTGGGCCATTCGCGCCGTCGGATGATTGATTTTTCCAGCCAGAACGCCATGCGCGCCGCCCTGATGATGGTGATCGGGCGCTTTGTGCCCTTTGTCGGGCCATTCATCGCCAACGGGTTGATGACCCTGCTGGCCGCACGTCTGTCGCGGCAGGATGAATACGAGGCCGACGCCTATGCCAGCGCCCTGCTGGTCAAGGCAGGGATCGGAACTTCGCCGCAGAAGTCATTGTTTACAAAGCTGGAAACCCTGACAGGCGCAAGGGGCGCAGAACAGGCGGCCTGGTTGATGAGCCACCCTAAAACAGCCGAACGCATCGCTGCGATCGAGGCCAATGAGGCCAAGTGGATCAAACCGTAA
- a CDS encoding RSP_2648 family PIN domain-containing protein: MRVLIDACVLYPTVMREVVLGVAQTGLFEARWSTRILEEWALAARKIGPEGEVIARGEISLLYSRFADAVIPVHPGLEGRLWLPDPADVHVLAAAIAGSCDMILTMNAKDFPRNILEEEGLSRCDPDGFLRDLLADHPDLVRPVADSVLAEARRLSGADWTMRALMKKARLPRFGKALTV; encoded by the coding sequence GTGAGGGTTCTGATCGACGCCTGCGTTCTTTATCCGACGGTCATGCGCGAAGTGGTGCTGGGCGTGGCGCAAACGGGGCTGTTCGAAGCGCGCTGGTCCACTAGGATACTGGAAGAATGGGCGCTGGCCGCGCGCAAGATCGGACCCGAGGGCGAGGTGATCGCGCGCGGTGAAATATCATTGCTTTACAGTCGGTTCGCGGATGCAGTTATACCTGTTCACCCGGGACTTGAGGGCCGTTTGTGGCTGCCTGACCCAGCGGATGTGCATGTCTTGGCGGCGGCGATTGCCGGGTCGTGCGATATGATCCTGACGATGAACGCCAAGGATTTTCCCCGCAATATACTTGAAGAAGAGGGGCTAAGCCGTTGTGATCCCGATGGTTTCCTGCGTGACCTTTTGGCGGATCACCCGGATCTGGTGCGCCCCGTTGCCGACAGCGTTCTGGCCGAGGCCCGCCGCCTGTCGGGTGCGGACTGGACCATGCGCGCTTTGATGAAAAAGGCGCGGCTGCCGCGGTTCGGCAAGGCGCTTACGGTTTGA
- a CDS encoding RSP_2647 family RNA methyltransferase — protein sequence MTQPSFPPVRLLPKANARAVRHGFPWVYANEVVLDRRTKGMAGGTVTQLEDSERRPMGVVAVNPASRIICRMLDQNSEAVIDQAWFADRIARALAHRARLYDAPFYRLVHAESDGLPGVVIDRFGDTAVVQPNAAWADALIEPLAAALASVTGVTTIIKNGTGRARALEGLAEETTVLLGQAPTAAIPVPMNGATYMADVMGGQKTGLFFDQRPNHAFAAALSHGSRVLDMFSHVGGFSLAALANGAASALAVDGSAPALDLAQAGAVASGVADRFATRQGDAFDVLAALGEEGAQFDVVICDPPAFAPSKNALEAGLRAYERVARLAAPLVADGGYLVLCSCSHAADLTKFRNASARGIGRGGRRGVIVNTGSAGPDHPLLPQLAESGYLKALTFRL from the coding sequence ATGACGCAGCCCTCCTTTCCGCCTGTCCGCCTGTTACCCAAAGCCAATGCGCGCGCCGTGCGCCACGGGTTTCCCTGGGTTTACGCAAACGAAGTCGTGCTTGATCGCCGCACCAAAGGCATGGCGGGTGGCACCGTCACCCAGCTTGAAGATAGCGAGCGCCGCCCGATGGGGGTTGTCGCCGTTAACCCGGCCTCGCGGATCATCTGCCGGATGCTTGACCAGAACTCCGAGGCGGTGATTGATCAGGCGTGGTTCGCGGACCGGATCGCGCGGGCGCTGGCGCATCGCGCACGCCTTTATGACGCGCCTTTCTACCGCCTTGTCCATGCTGAATCTGACGGCTTGCCGGGCGTGGTGATTGACCGCTTTGGCGATACGGCGGTGGTGCAGCCCAACGCGGCCTGGGCCGACGCGCTGATTGAACCGCTGGCGGCGGCGCTGGCATCGGTCACCGGTGTCACGACGATCATCAAGAACGGCACAGGGCGCGCGCGTGCTCTCGAAGGGTTGGCGGAAGAAACGACCGTGTTGCTGGGCCAGGCCCCCACCGCCGCGATCCCCGTGCCGATGAACGGCGCGACCTATATGGCCGATGTGATGGGCGGGCAGAAAACCGGCCTGTTTTTCGATCAGCGGCCCAACCACGCCTTTGCGGCCGCGTTGTCACACGGATCACGGGTGCTGGATATGTTCAGCCATGTGGGGGGCTTTTCGCTGGCGGCCCTGGCCAATGGCGCGGCCTCGGCGCTGGCGGTTGACGGGTCGGCGCCAGCGTTGGACCTGGCCCAGGCGGGGGCGGTGGCCAGCGGTGTGGCTGACCGGTTCGCGACCCGTCAGGGCGATGCATTCGACGTGCTGGCGGCCCTTGGCGAAGAAGGGGCGCAGTTTGACGTTGTCATTTGCGATCCGCCCGCTTTTGCGCCGTCAAAGAACGCGCTCGAGGCCGGATTGCGCGCCTATGAACGGGTGGCGCGGCTGGCGGCACCTTTGGTGGCAGATGGTGGCTATCTGGTGTTGTGTTCCTGTTCGCATGCGGCGGATCTGACGAAATTTCGCAATGCCAGCGCGCGCGGGATTGGCCGTGGCGGGCGGCGCGGGGTGATCGTCAATACCGGTTCGGCTGGACCGGACCACCCGCTGCTGCCGCAACTGGCCGAGAGCGGTTACCTCAAGGCGCTGACATTCCGGTTATGA
- a CDS encoding DUF6778 family protein, giving the protein MKLLKMMALGALALGVAGCASLDTVTRNAPLEVPQVAAPAVQEQRDYSVQAIRFAVPDDLRVSEANSYYPIADIVWRGDPLGNRRDQIAAIFQTSIAAGTADLTGDTAVIVDVTLQRFHSLTERTRYTVGGVHSIKFDLTIRDAETGAILEGPQRINADLAALGGRAAIRADQTGQGQKVRITTHLTQVFNDLLTGPVGTFPEEAGNS; this is encoded by the coding sequence ATGAAACTGTTGAAAATGATGGCTTTGGGCGCTCTGGCACTTGGTGTTGCAGGCTGCGCGAGTTTGGACACGGTGACGCGGAACGCGCCGCTGGAGGTGCCGCAGGTGGCCGCGCCCGCGGTGCAGGAACAGCGTGACTATTCCGTGCAGGCGATCCGTTTTGCCGTTCCCGATGACCTGCGCGTCTCGGAAGCCAACAGCTATTACCCGATCGCTGATATCGTGTGGCGTGGCGACCCGCTGGGCAACCGGCGCGACCAGATTGCCGCGATCTTCCAGACATCCATCGCGGCGGGCACAGCCGATCTGACAGGCGACACGGCCGTGATCGTTGATGTGACCCTGCAGCGCTTCCATTCCCTGACCGAGCGCACGCGCTATACGGTGGGCGGTGTGCATTCGATCAAGTTCGACCTGACGATCCGTGATGCCGAAACCGGTGCCATCCTTGAAGGCCCGCAGCGTATCAACGCCGATCTGGCCGCATTGGGTGGTCGCGCGGCGATCCGCGCCGACCAGACAGGTCAAGGCCAGAAGGTGCGTATCACCACGCATCTGACACAGGTTTTCAACGATCTGCTGACCGGGCCCGTGGGCACATTCCCGGAAGAAGCGGGCAACAGCTAA
- the edd gene encoding phosphogluconate dehydratase, whose translation MALNPTIKTVTDRIIARSAGPRAIYLDRMASAAAEGPRRAHMTCGNQAHAYAAMGQDKDRLVADRAPNLGIITAYNDMLSAHQPFEKYPDIIRDAARAAGATAQVAGGVPAMCDGVTQGQTGMELSLFSRDVIALAAAVGLSHNVFDAAAYLGVCDKIVPGLVMAAATFGYIPSVFMPAGPMVSGLPNDEKARVRQEFAKGNIGRDELMKAEMASYHGPGTCTFYGTANSNQMLMEFMGLHLPGASFVNPGTELREALTRAATARALEITALGNNYTPVSDVLDEKAFVNGLVGLMATGGSTNLVLHLPAMAKAAGVILDLQDFADLSEVTPLMAKVYPNGLADVNHFHAAGGLGYMIGELLNAGLLHDDVRTVAGDGLSLYTKEPVLTDGQVSYREGTRDTLNDKILRPVSNPFHAHGGLVQLSGNLGRSVIKISAVAEDRHVIEAKARIFHTQEAVKDAFKAGEFTQDTIVVVRFQGPKSNGMPELHSLTPTLAVLQDRGLKVALVTDGRMSGASGKVPAAIHVCPEAADGGPLSLLRDGDMIRLDATKGTLETLADLTGRTPAPADLSGNGNGVGRELFDVFRRNVGLSAEGAGCVV comes from the coding sequence ATGGCACTCAACCCCACCATCAAGACCGTCACCGACCGTATCATCGCCCGCAGCGCTGGTCCGCGCGCCATCTACCTTGATCGGATGGCATCCGCCGCCGCCGAGGGGCCACGCCGCGCCCATATGACCTGCGGCAATCAGGCCCACGCCTATGCCGCGATGGGGCAGGACAAGGACAGGCTGGTCGCCGATCGCGCGCCCAACCTCGGGATCATCACCGCTTATAACGATATGCTCAGCGCCCATCAGCCGTTCGAAAAATATCCCGATATCATTCGCGATGCGGCCCGCGCGGCCGGGGCCACGGCCCAGGTTGCGGGCGGTGTTCCGGCGATGTGTGATGGCGTCACCCAGGGCCAGACCGGAATGGAGCTGTCGCTGTTTTCACGTGACGTGATCGCGTTGGCCGCCGCCGTTGGCCTGTCCCACAACGTCTTTGACGCCGCTGCCTATCTGGGGGTCTGCGACAAGATCGTCCCCGGCCTGGTAATGGCCGCCGCGACATTCGGATATATCCCGTCGGTGTTCATGCCCGCCGGACCGATGGTCAGCGGGTTGCCCAACGATGAAAAGGCCCGCGTGCGCCAGGAGTTCGCCAAAGGCAACATCGGCCGGGATGAGCTGATGAAGGCCGAAATGGCCAGCTATCACGGCCCCGGCACCTGCACATTCTACGGCACCGCCAACTCCAACCAGATGCTGATGGAATTCATGGGGCTGCACCTGCCCGGCGCCTCGTTTGTCAATCCCGGCACGGAGCTGCGCGAGGCCCTGACCCGTGCGGCCACCGCCCGCGCGCTGGAAATCACCGCGCTGGGGAACAACTACACCCCTGTCAGTGACGTGCTGGATGAAAAGGCATTCGTGAACGGGCTGGTTGGGCTAATGGCCACGGGCGGGTCCACCAACCTTGTGCTGCACCTGCCGGCGATGGCCAAGGCAGCGGGCGTAATCCTTGATCTGCAGGATTTCGCCGACCTCTCCGAGGTGACCCCGCTGATGGCCAAGGTCTATCCCAACGGGCTGGCCGACGTGAACCATTTTCACGCCGCAGGCGGGCTTGGTTATATGATTGGCGAACTTCTCAACGCCGGGCTGCTGCATGATGATGTGCGCACGGTGGCCGGTGACGGGCTGTCGCTTTATACAAAAGAACCGGTGTTGACGGACGGTCAGGTCAGCTACCGCGAGGGCACGCGCGACACCCTGAACGACAAGATCCTGCGCCCGGTCAGCAATCCCTTCCACGCCCACGGTGGGCTGGTGCAGCTTTCGGGCAACCTGGGGCGCAGTGTGATCAAGATCAGCGCCGTGGCCGAGGACCGCCATGTCATCGAAGCCAAGGCGCGGATTTTCCATACCCAGGAAGCCGTGAAAGACGCCTTCAAAGCAGGCGAGTTCACCCAAGACACGATCGTCGTGGTGCGCTTTCAGGGGCCCAAATCCAACGGCATGCCCGAACTTCACAGCCTGACACCCACGCTGGCGGTGCTGCAGGATCGTGGACTAAAGGTCGCGCTGGTCACCGACGGGCGCATGTCGGGGGCCTCGGGCAAGGTGCCCGCCGCGATCCATGTCTGCCCCGAAGCAGCGGACGGCGGCCCGCTGTCGCTGCTGCGCGATGGCGACATGATCCGCCTGGACGCCACCAAGGGCACGCTTGAAACCCTTGCCGATCTTACCGGCCGCACCCCTGCGCCCGCTGATCTGTCGGGCAATGGCAACGGTGTGGGACGTGAATTGTTTGACGTGTTCCGCAGAAACGTCGGCTTGTCGGCCGAAGGGGCCGGGTGTGTCGTTTAA
- the eda gene encoding bifunctional 4-hydroxy-2-oxoglutarate aldolase/2-dehydro-3-deoxy-phosphogluconate aldolase: MTPQHASELTLQTCLLAPVVPVLVVDDASIAADLARALVVGGLPALEVTLRTPAALDVIREMAGVAGGVVGAGTLLTAADVENAKAAGATFGVAPGATDRLLDACEANDLPLLPGVATATEAMRLLERGYSVQKFFPAEANGGAPALKAIGAPIPQVRFCPTGGVSLKNAGDYLSLPNTVCVGGSWVAPANLVAARDWDAITALATQAAALPR, from the coding sequence ATGACCCCGCAACACGCCTCTGAACTGACCCTGCAAACCTGCCTCTTGGCCCCTGTCGTGCCTGTGCTGGTGGTCGATGATGCCAGCATCGCCGCCGATCTGGCGCGCGCGCTGGTAGTAGGCGGCCTGCCCGCCCTCGAAGTGACCCTGCGCACACCGGCCGCCTTGGACGTGATCCGCGAAATGGCGGGCGTTGCAGGTGGCGTTGTCGGCGCGGGCACCCTGCTGACGGCCGCGGACGTGGAGAACGCCAAGGCCGCAGGCGCGACATTTGGCGTGGCACCGGGCGCGACCGACCGGTTGCTGGATGCCTGCGAGGCCAATGACCTGCCCCTCCTGCCCGGTGTGGCCACGGCGACCGAAGCCATGCGCCTGCTGGAGCGCGGCTATAGCGTGCAGAAATTCTTTCCCGCCGAAGCCAACGGCGGCGCCCCCGCCCTCAAGGCGATTGGCGCACCGATCCCGCAGGTCAGATTCTGCCCCACTGGCGGCGTGAGCCTGAAAAACGCCGGTGACTACCTGTCGCTGCCCAACACGGTCTGTGTGGGCGGGTCATGGGTTGCCCCTGCCAACCTTGTCGCCGCGCGCGACTGGGATGCAATCACCGCGCTGGCGACCCAAGCAGCCGCCCTGCCCCGCTAA
- a CDS encoding glutamine-synthetase adenylyltransferase yields the protein MTFASRMTRAPRAFEPDRGADGLAHVQGIDAGLHDLIHGAAGCSPFLLGLLGVEGAWLTENIDTPEAARDAILAEVAQLPRADLEQGLRTAKRRMALLVALADLGGVWPLETVTRAITDLADGAVDICIRRLVAAEITRGKLPAMTEDDAQSAAGMVALSMGKQGAYELNYSSDIDLICLFDETRFDPDDYHEARAAFIRVTRKMTAILSDLGAGGYVFRTDLRLRPDASVTPVCLSMETAERYYESVGRTWERAAYIKARASAGDITAGEGFLKTLTPFVWRKHLDFAAIQDAHDMRLRIRDHKGLGGKLDLMGHNMKLGRGGIREIEFFTQTRQLIAGGRDPSLRARGTCDGLDALVAAGWVPDDTARTLQTHYRAHREVEHRLQMINDAQTHDLPQDGEGFDRLAAFMGVARADLERDLRDRLEEVHSLTEGFFAPGQGDVAPVDDFGKEITARWLTYPALRSDRAVQIFDRLRPEILTRLREAAKPDEALAQFDGFLAGLPAGVQLFSLFEANPQLTQLIVDIAATAPALAHYLSQNASVFDAVIGGGFFAPWPDTAGLRTSFDAALDGVDDYESRLDMARRWAKEWHFRIGVHHLRGLIDGIEAGRQYAQLAQVVVAGLWPHVLAQFVAKHGVTPGRGAAVLAMGSLGAGRLNAMSDLDLIVIYDADGEAASDGPKPLATRTYFARLTQALVTALSAQMPEGRLYEVDMRLRPSGRAGPVATSLAAFETYQRDAAWTWEHLALTRARAIAGAPDLLADIAAVRRAVLADKAAGDTVLADVADMRARIAAAKPPQGAWDAKIGAGRLQDIELLAQTACLRAGCGETALEAQLQAGIGWLSAAESAALAQGYALFWRLQAAARLLTGGALDPAELGEGGVRFILRETGMENTDALASAMAETAATASAIIARLLEGKTDGA from the coding sequence ATGACATTTGCCTCCCGCATGACGCGCGCGCCGCGTGCTTTTGAACCTGATCGCGGGGCGGATGGACTGGCGCATGTGCAAGGGATCGACGCGGGCTTGCACGACCTGATCCACGGCGCGGCCGGGTGCAGCCCCTTTCTATTGGGCCTGCTGGGCGTCGAAGGCGCGTGGTTGACCGAAAATATCGACACCCCCGAAGCAGCCCGCGACGCCATTCTGGCCGAGGTGGCGCAACTGCCGCGCGCCGATCTTGAACAGGGGTTGCGCACGGCCAAACGCCGCATGGCGCTGCTGGTCGCTTTGGCCGATCTGGGCGGTGTCTGGCCGCTGGAAACCGTGACCCGCGCGATCACCGATCTGGCGGACGGGGCCGTTGATATCTGCATCCGCCGCCTTGTGGCTGCCGAAATCACCCGTGGCAAACTGCCCGCAATGACCGAGGATGATGCGCAGAGCGCCGCTGGAATGGTCGCCCTGTCGATGGGCAAGCAGGGGGCGTATGAGCTGAACTATTCCAGCGATATCGACCTGATTTGCCTGTTTGACGAAACCCGTTTCGACCCCGATGACTATCACGAGGCCCGCGCCGCGTTCATCCGCGTGACCCGCAAGATGACGGCGATCCTGTCCGATCTTGGGGCGGGCGGATACGTGTTCCGCACCGATCTGCGCCTGCGCCCCGATGCCAGTGTCACCCCGGTGTGCCTGTCAATGGAAACGGCCGAACGCTATTACGAAAGCGTGGGGCGCACATGGGAACGGGCGGCCTATATCAAGGCGCGGGCCTCGGCGGGCGATATCACGGCGGGCGAGGGATTCCTGAAAACGCTCACCCCCTTTGTGTGGCGCAAGCACCTAGATTTTGCCGCCATTCAGGACGCCCACGACATGCGCCTGCGGATCCGCGATCACAAGGGGCTGGGCGGCAAGCTGGACCTGATGGGCCATAACATGAAACTGGGGCGCGGCGGCATTCGCGAGATCGAATTTTTCACCCAGACCCGCCAGTTGATCGCCGGTGGACGCGACCCGAGCTTGCGCGCGCGCGGCACCTGTGACGGGTTGGATGCGCTGGTGGCGGCGGGCTGGGTGCCTGATGATACGGCGCGCACCCTGCAAACGCATTACCGGGCCCACCGCGAGGTCGAACACCGTTTGCAAATGATCAACGATGCGCAAACCCACGACCTGCCGCAAGACGGCGAAGGGTTTGACCGTTTGGCGGCCTTCATGGGGGTCGCGCGCGCTGATCTGGAGCGCGATCTGCGCGACCGCCTTGAGGAGGTGCATAGCCTGACCGAGGGGTTCTTTGCCCCCGGTCAGGGCGATGTCGCGCCCGTCGATGATTTCGGCAAGGAGATCACGGCGCGCTGGCTGACCTATCCGGCGCTGCGCTCGGACCGCGCCGTGCAGATTTTTGACCGTTTGCGCCCTGAAATCCTGACCCGGCTGCGCGAGGCCGCCAAACCCGACGAGGCGCTGGCGCAGTTTGACGGTTTTCTGGCGGGGTTGCCTGCGGGTGTGCAGTTGTTTTCCCTGTTCGAGGCCAACCCGCAACTGACCCAGTTGATCGTTGATATTGCCGCGACGGCCCCCGCGCTGGCGCACTACCTGTCGCAAAACGCTAGCGTGTTTGATGCGGTGATCGGCGGTGGTTTCTTTGCGCCCTGGCCCGACACGGCGGGCCTGCGCACCAGTTTCGATGCGGCCCTTGACGGGGTCGATGACTACGAATCCCGTCTTGATATGGCGCGCCGCTGGGCCAAGGAATGGCACTTTCGCATCGGTGTGCATCACCTGCGTGGCCTGATCGACGGGATCGAGGCAGGCCGCCAATATGCGCAGCTGGCACAGGTGGTGGTGGCGGGACTTTGGCCGCATGTTCTGGCGCAGTTTGTTGCCAAACACGGGGTCACACCGGGGCGCGGCGCGGCGGTGCTGGCGATGGGATCGCTGGGGGCGGGGCGGCTGAATGCCATGTCCGATCTGGACCTGATCGTGATCTATGACGCCGATGGCGAAGCCGCCTCGGACGGGCCGAAACCCCTGGCTACGCGCACCTATTTTGCCCGCCTGACGCAGGCGCTGGTGACGGCCCTGTCCGCGCAGATGCCTGAAGGACGGCTATACGAGGTGGACATGCGCTTGCGCCCTTCGGGGCGGGCCGGGCCGGTTGCCACATCGCTCGCCGCGTTTGAAACCTATCAGCGGGACGCGGCATGGACTTGGGAACACCTCGCCCTGACCCGTGCGCGCGCCATTGCAGGCGCACCCGACCTTCTGGCCGATATTGCGGCGGTGCGCCGCGCAGTGCTGGCCGACAAGGCAGCCGGTGACACGGTGCTGGCCGATGTGGCCGATATGCGCGCGCGGATCGCTGCGGCCAAACCACCGCAAGGGGCGTGGGATGCCAAAATCGGCGCGGGCCGCTTGCAAGACATCGAATTGCTGGCACAGACCGCCTGTCTGCGCGCAGGCTGCGGTGAAACCGCGCTCGAAGCGCAGCTACAGGCCGGAATTGGGTGGTTAAGTGCCGCAGAGAGCGCAGCACTTGCCCAAGGATATGCGTTGTTCTGGCGCTTGCAGGCGGCGGCGCGTTTGCTGACCGGAGGCGCGCTTGATCCCGCAGAACTGGGCGAGGGCGGCGTGCGTTTTATCCTGCGCGAAACGGGAATGGAAAACACCGATGCGCTGGCCTCCGCAATGGCCGAAACGGCCGCGACCGCAAGCGCGATCATCGCGCGATTACTGGAAGGAAAAACCGATGGCGCGTGA
- a CDS encoding DUF2852 domain-containing protein produces the protein MTTSSTNIDYNAPYARTVRPGGFFARTEAWLDERGKGAWIAAMVLGFIIFWPVGLALLAYMIWSKRMFSGKCATRRHAHSHLRTTMKSSGNSAFDAYKTETLRRLEEEQQNFESFLERLRDAKDKAEFDQFMEDRAKRATDDDADEDDAA, from the coding sequence ATGACCACCTCGTCCACCAACATCGACTACAATGCGCCCTACGCACGCACCGTGCGGCCGGGTGGCTTTTTCGCCCGCACCGAGGCCTGGCTCGATGAGCGTGGCAAAGGTGCATGGATCGCCGCGATGGTCCTTGGCTTTATCATATTCTGGCCCGTCGGCCTTGCCCTGCTGGCCTATATGATCTGGAGCAAACGTATGTTTTCTGGCAAATGCGCCACGCGGCGCCACGCACATTCCCACCTGCGCACAACGATGAAATCGTCCGGCAACAGCGCCTTTGATGCCTACAAGACCGAAACCCTGCGCCGCCTTGAAGAAGAGCAGCAAAATTTCGAGAGCTTTCTTGAACGGCTGCGCGACGCCAAGGACAAGGCCGAGTTCGACCAGTTCATGGAAGACCGCGCCAAACGGGCAACGGACGACGACGCGGACGAAGACGACGCCGCCTGA
- a CDS encoding RDD family protein has translation MTATMAPTTALPDPTRHPDFYASVNRKRLLAWIADVTLVVILSLIATPFTAFTAIFYFPVLMVVIGFLYRWSTLAGGSATWGMRLMAIELREGDGLRLSGQTAALHTLGYYLSMAIAPLQLVSVILMVVNPRKQGLSDAVLGTAMLNRMA, from the coding sequence ATGACCGCCACGATGGCCCCCACAACCGCCCTGCCCGACCCGACCCGCCACCCTGACTTCTACGCCAGCGTCAACCGCAAGCGTTTGCTGGCATGGATTGCGGATGTGACACTTGTGGTGATCCTTTCACTGATCGCCACCCCCTTTACCGCCTTTACGGCGATCTTTTATTTCCCTGTCCTGATGGTCGTGATCGGCTTTCTTTATCGCTGGTCTACCCTTGCGGGCGGATCGGCCACATGGGGGATGCGCCTGATGGCGATCGAACTGCGCGAAGGTGACGGGCTACGCCTGTCGGGCCAGACGGCGGCCCTGCACACGCTGGGATATTACCTGTCGATGGCCATCGCACCACTGCAACTGGTGTCGGTGATCCTGATGGTCGTGAACCCGCGCAAGCAGGGGTTGTCGGATGCGGTGCTGGGCACAGCGATGCTGAACCGCATGGCCTGA
- a CDS encoding arginyltransferase, whose product MRHTLPIAPQFYVTAPQPCPYLDGRMERKLFTALQGEGAERLNDSLSKQGFRRSQNVLYRPSCAECSACLSARIRVADFVPSRSQRRVSKRNGQLHRRAMSPWATEEQFQLFRDYLDSRHAKGGMADMDLFEFAAMVEETPVRTRLIEYSDPDTPDDSYDGMAAVCLTDILDDGLSMVYSFFAPERQKHSLGTYLILDHIAIAQEMGLPYVYLGYWVPGSPKMDYKAKFKGLEIYRKGAWQDIGDPAQYEADTHPLSVAPIAEQVAQISLPGSRSI is encoded by the coding sequence ATGCGCCACACGCTTCCCATAGCGCCGCAGTTTTACGTGACGGCCCCGCAACCCTGCCCCTATCTGGACGGGCGGATGGAGCGCAAGCTGTTCACCGCCCTGCAGGGCGAAGGGGCTGAACGGCTGAATGACAGCCTGTCAAAGCAAGGGTTCCGGCGGTCGCAAAACGTGTTGTATCGCCCGTCGTGTGCCGAATGCAGCGCCTGCCTGTCCGCCCGTATCCGCGTCGCGGATTTTGTCCCCTCGCGCAGCCAGCGCCGCGTCAGCAAACGCAATGGCCAGTTGCATCGTCGCGCCATGTCGCCCTGGGCGACCGAAGAACAGTTCCAATTGTTTCGCGACTACCTTGATAGCCGCCACGCCAAGGGCGGGATGGCCGATATGGACCTGTTTGAATTTGCCGCGATGGTCGAGGAAACCCCCGTGCGCACCCGTCTGATCGAATACTCCGACCCCGATACGCCCGATGACAGCTATGACGGGATGGCGGCGGTCTGCCTGACCGATATCCTCGATGACGGGCTAAGCATGGTCTATAGTTTCTTTGCCCCCGAGCGGCAGAAACACAGCCTTGGCACCTATCTGATCCTTGATCACATCGCCATCGCCCAAGAGATGGGCCTGCCCTATGTCTACCTTGGCTATTGGGTGCCCGGCAGCCCCAAGATGGACTACAAGGCCAAGTTCAAGGGCCTTGAGATCTATCGCAAGGGGGCGTGGCAGGACATCGGCGATCCCGCGCAATACGAGGCCGATACCCACCCCCTTTCGGTCGCGCCAATCGCCGAACAGGTCGCGCAGATCAGCCTGCCGGGTAGCCGGAGCATTTAG